The following DNA comes from Apus apus isolate bApuApu2 chromosome 24, bApuApu2.pri.cur, whole genome shotgun sequence.
GCTGTGGGAGACAGGGTCAAAGGCCTCACCAAAGTCTAGGCTGACAACAtgcacagccttcccctcatccgATAGGTaggtcacatggtcatagaacGTGATCAACTTAGTAAAGCGAGACCGCCCTTTCCTAAGCCcgtgctggctggccctgatcccatggctgccctgcacttgccctGTGAGCTCATTCCCCTTCTGAGTCTTCATTCATTCTATCCAAGGGCAGGTGACAAGTGCCCATTCTTTCCTGTTGCCTCCACAGATGTTTCCAGAGAGATGACTAGATGCCATCAGTCCCATCATACATGATGCAGCCAGAGGATGCAGTGTGGAGCTGATGCACCATCTCCACATCCAGTGGACACCAAGAAGAGAGCCTTGAGTGGAAAATGTTTGATGCAATAGAGCCCAATGGTACCGTGACCATATCCTCAAATGCAGGGAGaataaacaaagagaaaagaccCCTTAAAGGACCAATTccttaaacatatttttacaaGAAACACTTTAGAAAGAGCCCATGCTCCAGACACTGTACCCaggagattttttatttttttttattggaggGTCACTACTGGACAGTTCATATCTAAAACAGTGTTGTGCAAGAGTTAGACACAACAGAATCAAACCTctagagaggcagaatcaacccagaaaaaaaataaaatgtaaaagcatGATTCTCACAAATAAAGGTGCAGACTCCTGGCCCAAGATAAGCCCTGGGAAACTCGCAGAGGGGGTGAGACAGATTATTGTCAGTGAAACAGGGGCCACTGGGTCAGTTTCAAAAAGGTCACCTTGAGCTCCTTGTTCCTCAggctgtagatgagggggttcactgctggaggcaccactgagtatGAAATTGCCAAAATGAGATCTAGGGATGGGGAAGAGATGGAGGAGGGCTTCAGGTGGGCAAACATGGCAGTGCTGACAAACAGGGAGACCGCGGCCAGGTgtgggaggcaggtggaaaaggctttgtgccttccctgctgagaggggatcctcagcacggccctgaagatctgcacataggacaccacaATGAAGACAAAACACCCAAATGCTAAACAGGCACTAACCACAAGAAGCCAAActtccctgaggtaggagtgtgagcaggacaGCTTGAGGATTGGGGgtgtttcacagaagaactggtCCAGagcattgccctggcagaggggcagtgaaaatgtattggctgtgtgcagcagagcataGAGAAACCCAgtggcccaggcagctgctgccatgtggacacaagctctgctgcccaggagggtcccgtagtgcaggggtctgcagatggccacgtagcggtcatagGACATGATGGTCAGAAGACAATACTCCCCTacaatgaagaagagaaagaaaaagacctgTGCAGCACATCCTGtgtaggagatggccctggtgtcccagagggaattggccatggctttggggagagtcgtggagatgcagcccaggtcgaggagggagaggttgaggaggaagaagtacatgggggtgtggaggtggtggtcagAGGCaatggtggtgatgatgaggctgttgcccaggagggcagccaggtagatgcccaggaagagccagaagtacaggagctgcagctcccgcctgtctgcAAATGTCAGCAGGAGAAACTGggtgatggagctgctgttggacattTTCTTGCTGTAGGCATGGATTACTATcgaaggaaggaaagagaatgaCAAATGACATGAGACTAGATTGAGGAACATCAAAGCCATTTCCTATACACTCTATTCCTTCTACACACcctctcttttcattttttgggAGCCCTTTCTGGGTCCCTGGTCAGTGCTGGTCAAGTGAGCAGCAGTTTCTGGCTGCCAACAggtcagccctgctctgcagtggtggATCCATGGAAACAGTGGGGGCAGGGGTCATTGCCGGTGTCCAGCTTTGTCAGAGGAAACTGCTCCTAATGGAGAATGTCTGGTCAGTGCTGAGGATCTGGGATGGCAGAAGCAGTTTGGGACTTTTGGGGTTTTACAGCTTCCCCCATTACACCTGGACAGTGTTGCTGGATGTGAGAAaccctcagcactgctgctgtgctcagggAGAACAGAGTCCTGTTTGTGGCTCAGTGCAGGGTGAGGGGAGCTGCTCTGTCCTTTTGACTTGCTCCCAGCCACCCAGACTTGTGCCTCTCTGAAGTAGCAGTTGACCACACTCACATATTACCCTGAAAAGCCTCCAGGCACTGCTGAGGGCAGAGGGATTCAGCTCAGACATCTACAGATCTCACTTTTTCCTAAGGTCTCAGCACTCCTCACCCAGGACACACGTAGCTCATTTCACCAACCAATCAGCATTTCCCCTATCATAGCATCTCTGTGCTTTTCCATGGGGCTTTCAGAGAACACAAAGCTGCTCTAGGACAGGTTTGTGTCCTAGAGCAAAGCtcacagcttggaaaaaaacaaacaacaaaacaaaagtctACAAGAAAATGGCCAAGGGTCCTAATAATGACATTTGATTAAGGGGAATTCCGCTCaatccccagccccacagactGCATTGCCCCCAGTCCCACAGGTGAAAGCTGGAACATGCTCACATAGACACAGCAGCATGAATGGATCCACAAGCTCAGAGTGTGACATGTTGCTGAAACTTCCCCTCCCCAGAGAGCCTGACAGCAAGAATGAGATGACAATGACTATGACATAGATGGAGGAGAAACAAGCCAAAGGTCTGGCTGAGAAGGGCCAGGACAGAGGTAGCAGGCCCTCAGGACAGTTGAGTGGCTGAAGGCACTTGAGAAGGCTCCTATCAGACCTGCTGATCACTCAGAATTCTAGTTCAGGATTTCTTAAAATGCAGACCTCCATTTCCTTTTatccttttctctccccccacTTCTTGATACAGGAAACTGAAAAGACAGACTTAGGAAAGCGCCTCATCTTTATAGAAATCCCTGCCAAGATCTTCTccttgagaaatattttcaaggggATTTGGAGCTTTAAGCAGCCAGGACCTTGCTGGCAGTCACTCCTTCCACACACAGTTTCTCCACACAGCACCATGGTGAAATCCCAGGAAGCTGAGAGCTGACCCTGGTGGGCAGCAGAgaccctgccccagcacacaaCACCTGGAATGCAGGGACCCTGCTCTGAAGGACAGTGCTTGGAACCCCTGCCCACACACTTGCCTGCACAGCTATTCAAAATTGCCCAATAAGAGCTGTGTGTTGGTGTCCCCACACTTTTCTTAAAGATAGCATAAGATGTGGTTGTGACAGCTTAGGGAGATATCTCCAGGAACTGCACCCACATTGCCCGGCACTCAGAGACTCACCGTGTCAAGGGCTGCACAGATTTCTCCTCCACTGAACTCTCACTCACCCCCCAATCCTGGCCACCTTTAAGCTCTCTCTGCCTCATTCATCTCCCTCAGATcccctggcagtgtccttctccctgctgcgCTGGGCAGAGGAactgctcctgggcagagctgtctctctgcagcactgcccacttGCCATCAGCTCCTTCCatcccaggagcccagctcagcaTGTTAATGAGCCCTCTGGTGggtttggtgctgagtccatgaAGCCCAGACAAGGAGAGGAAGCTGATGAAACCTCTCAACAAGTCCAAGTCTGAGTCCAACTCCAAAGTTTCTGGCAGTGTTAATgggtcccactgagggacaAGACTGAGGAAGTGTCCCCAGGGTGTGGGTAGAGCAGGAAAGGGGAGGCAGTGATGGCAGgtggggaaaaggaaggtgCTGAGTAACCCAGGGTGAGTTTCATGACTGTAAAGGTCCCAGCCCTGATCCCCTTCACAAAAggtgccagccctgacccccagctcctgggaaggGAGATCGTGTCCCTCCTTCATCTCTCAGGGCTCTCCCTGGGACACTGGGATGTGGAGATGTATAATGCCAAGGGCAGGACTATGGCTCAACACCGCCCTGGCTCCTGCACATGGACAAGAAGTCTCTGAGACCCTCGTGCTGGAAGGTTTAGTTGTCTCCCCAGGGGCACCAGTGGCAGAGACAGCAGCCATGAACAAAGTCATGTAGAGGTTGGCTATGTCAGGGG
Coding sequences within:
- the LOC127394143 gene encoding olfactory receptor 14A16-like; translation: MSNSSSITQFLLLTFADRRELQLLYFWLFLGIYLAALLGNSLIITTIASDHHLHTPMYFFLLNLSLLDLGCISTTLPKAMANSLWDTRAISYTGCAAQVFFFLFFIVGEYCLLTIMSYDRYVAICRPLHYGTLLGSRACVHMAAAAWATGFLYALLHTANTFSLPLCQGNALDQFFCETPPILKLSCSHSYLREVWLLVVSACLAFGCFVFIVVSYVQIFRAVLRIPSQQGRHKAFSTCLPHLAAVSLFVSTAMFAHLKPSSISSPSLDLILAISYSVVPPAVNPLIYSLRNKELKSSLWKHLWRQQERMGTCHLPLDRMNEDSEGE